In Equus przewalskii isolate Varuska chromosome 15, EquPr2, whole genome shotgun sequence, a single genomic region encodes these proteins:
- the TTLL3 gene encoding tubulin monoglycylase TTLL3 isoform X7, with translation MAAPHSVFTGPHHWGSLVLWRGFSKASHHMGRLRSAKMHVERAVKQKKIFMIQGRYPVIRCLLRRRGWVEKKMVRHSGTALPLPRKDLDSSVVGNSDTTEDEDEDEDETFQPPQLFDFDDLLEFDDLDGTHALMSRMVRNEIPYFIWTTRRDVLDCRFLSKDQMINHYARAGSFTTKVGLCLNLRNLPWFDEADADSFFPRCYRLGAEDDKKAFIEDFWLTAARNVLKLVVKSEWKSYSIQAEEEEASGDKQPEKQDGKPGMVSSEFVDEALRACEEHLSNLAHMDIDKDLEAPMYLSPEGWSLFLQHYYQVVHEGAELRHIDTQVRRCEDILQQLRTVVPQMDMEGDRNIWIVKPGAKSRGRGIMCMDHLEEMLKLVDGNPMMMKDGKWVVQKYIERPLLIFGTKFDLRQWFLVTDWNPLTVWFYRDSYIRFSTQPFSLENLDNSVHLCNNSIQKHLENSCHRHPLLPSDNMWSSQKFQAHLRDMGAPNAWATVIVPGMKAAVIHALQTSQDTVQGRKASFELYGADFVFGEDFQPWLIEINASPTMAPSTAVTARLCAGVQADTLRVVIDRRLDRNCDTGAFELIYKQPPVEVPQYVGIRLLVEGSAIKKPLAMCHRRTGVRPALPHLLTQQGSGEGKDLGTLTHRSAPRKAAGARSLGHTEKPDSTATTSAPGKGKKGKAKSATALVRPNLPKWDPSSTGMGCIFTMTFASGDRQPHPLNRLPLSLKNPQALAPYHFPSFHTKARLPSSYVLRPQGRVLRLQHSKLVGPKALSTTGKALMTLPTAKVFICFPPNPELKLASNVLKPRKAVAPPWHPGNALCSLPFEVGNLPSTQRKIKAKGKFKARLDKPKAEACLMKTVSLPSKTSAPHRYIPWAGGAWGTRG, from the exons GTTCCCTTGTCCTCTGGCGAGGATTCTCCAAGGCGTCTCATCACATGGGCCGGCTCAGGAGCGCCAAGATGCACGTGGAGAGAGCTGTCAAG CAGAAGAAGATCTTTATGATCCAAGGCCGCTACCCGGTGATCCGGTGCCTCTTGCGCCggaggggctgggtggagaaGAAGATGGTCCGTCACTCGGGCACCGCCCTGCCTCTGCCCCGGAAGGATCTGGATAGCTCAGTAGTGGGTAATAGCGACACCACTGAGGACG AGGATGAAGATGAAGACGAGACATTCCAGCCACCACAGCTGTTTGATTTCGATGATTTACTGGAATTTGATGACCTAGATGGGACACATGCTCTAATG TCTCGCATGGTTCGGAACGAGATCCCCTACTTCATCTGGACCACTCGGCGGGACGTGCTGGACTGCCGCTTTCTCTCCAAGGATCAAATGATAAACCACTATGCCCGGGCTGGCTCCTTTACCACAAAG GTGGGTCTGTGTCTCAATCTCCGCAATTTGCCGTGGTTTGACGAGGCTGATGCTGATTCCTTCTTCCCGCGCTGCTACCGCCTGGGAGCTGAGGATGACAAAAAGGCCTTCATAG AGGACTTCTGGCTGACAGCTGCCCGCAACGTTCTCAAGCTGGTGGTCAAGTCCGAATGGAAGTCATACTCTAtccaggcagaagaggaagaggcctCAG GAGACAAGCAGCCCGAGAAACAGGACGGAAAGCCGGGGATGGTGTCCTCAGAGTTTGTGGATGAGGCTCTGCGTGCATGTGAGGAGCACCTTAGCAACCTGGCCCACATGGACATCGACAAGGACCTGGAGGCTCCAATGTATCTCAGCCCTGAGGGCTGGTCCCTCTTCCTCCAGCACTACTACCAAGTGGTCCA CGAGGGGGCAGAACTCAGGCACATCGACACTCAGGTCCGGCGCTGTGAGGACATCCTGCAGCAGCTGCGGACTGTGGTGCCCCAGATGGACATGGAGGGAGATCGCAACATCTGGATCGTGAAGCCAGGAGCCAAGTCCCGTGGACGAG GCATCATGTGCATGGACCATCTGGAGGAGATGCTGAAGCTGGTGGATGGCAACCCCATGATGATGAAGGATGGCAAGTGGGTGGTGCAGAAGTATATTGAGCGGCCCCTGCTCATCTTTGGCACCAAGTTTGACCTGAGACAGTGGTTCCTGGTGACTGACTGGAACCCACTTACCGTGTGGTTCTACCGTGACAGCTACATCCGCTTTTCCACACAACCCTTCTCCCTGGAGAACCTGGACAA TTCAGTGCACCTGTGCAACAACTCCATCCAGAAGCACCTGGAGAATTCATGCCATCGGCACCCGCTCCTGCCCTCGGACAACATGTGGTCAAGCCAGAAGTTCCAGGCCCACCTTCGGGACATGGGGGCCCCGAATGCTTGGGCCACTGTCATTGTGCCGGGCATGAAGGCCGCAGTGATCCATGCCCTGCAGACCTCCCAGGACACTGTGCAGGGTCGGAAGGCCAGCTTCGAGCTCTATGGCGCTGACTTTGTGTTTGGTGAGGACTTCCAGCCCTGGCTGATTGAGATCAACGCCAGTCCAACCATGGCGCCCTCTACGGCTGTTACCGCCCGGCTCTGTGCCGGTGTGCAAGCCGATACCCTGCGTGTGGTCATTGACCGGCGGCTGGACCGCAACTGTGACACAGGAGCCTTTGAGCTCATCTACAAGCAG CCTCCCGTGGAGGTACCCCAGTATGTGGGTATCCGGCTCCTAGTAGAGGGCTCTGCCATCAAGAAGCCCCTGGCAATGTGTCACCGGCGGACAGGGGTCCGCCCAGCTCTCCCTCACCTGCTGACCCAGCAAGGctctggggaaggcaaggacttgggGACTCTTACCCACAGGTCAGCTCCTAGGAAGGCTGCTggggccaggagcctggggcACACTGAGAAGCCAgactccactgccaccacctcgGCCcctggaaaggggaagaaaggcaAGGCGAAAAGTGCCACAGCCCTGGTCCGCCCCAATCTCCCGAAGTGGGACCCCTCCAGCACCGGGATGGGCTGCATCTTCACCATGACCTTTGCTAGTGGGGACAGGCAGCCCCACCCCTTGAACAGATTGCCACTGAGTCTGAAGAACCCCCAGGCCCTGG CCCCTTACCACTTCCCCAGCTTCCACACCAAGGCCCGGCTGCCTTCCTCCTATGTGCTCCGACCCCAGGGGCGAGTCCTCAGACTGCAGCACAGCAAGCTGGTGGGCCCTAAGGCCCTGTCGACCACAGGCAAGGCCTTGATGACTCTACCTACCGCCAAGGTTTTCATTTGCTTCCCACCTAACCCCGAGCTCAAGCTGGCATCCAACGTCCTGAAACCAAGAAAG GCTGTTGCTCCCCCGTGGCATCCTGGAAATGCCTTGTGTTCTCTACCCTTTGAAGTTGGAAATCTTCCTAGCACCCAGAGGAAGATCAAGGCCAAAGGCAAGTTCAAGGCCAGACTTGACAAACCCAAGGCTGAGGCATGCCTCATGAAGACAGTGAGCCTCCCAAGCAAGACCTCTGCCCCTCATCGATACATACCATGGGCTGGAGGAGCATGGGGGACGCGAGGCTAG
- the TTLL3 gene encoding tubulin monoglycylase TTLL3 isoform X12: MAAPHSVFTGPHHWGSLVLWRGFSKASHHMGRLRSAKMHVERAVKKKIFMIQGRYPVIRCLLRRRGWVEKKMVRHSGTALPLPRKDLDSSVVGNSDTTEDEDEDEDETFQPPQLFDFDDLLEFDDLDGTHALMSRMVRNEIPYFIWTTRRDVLDCRFLSKDQMINHYARAGSFTTKVGLCLNLRNLPWFDEADADSFFPRCYRLGAEDDKKAFIEDFWLTAARNVLKLVVKSEWKSYSIQAEEEEASGDKQPEKQDGKPGMVSSEFVDEALRACEEHLSNLAHMDIDKDLEAPMYLSPEGWSLFLQHYYQVVHEGAELRHIDTQVRRCEDILQQLRTVVPQMDMEGDRNIWIVKPGAKSRGRGIMCMDHLEEMLKLVDGNPMMMKDGKWVVQKYIERPLLIFGTKFDLRQWFLVTDWNPLTVWFYRDSYIRFSTQPFSLENLDNSVHLCNNSIQKHLENSCHRHPLLPSDNMWSSQKFQAHLRDMGAPNAWATVIVPGMKAAVIHALQTSQDTVQGRKASFELYGADFVFGEDFQPWLIEINASPTMAPSTAVTARLCAGVQADTLRVVIDRRLDRNCDTGAFELIYKQPPVEVPQYVGIRLLVEGSAIKKPLAMCHRRTGVRPALPHLLTQQGSGEGKDLGTLTHRSAPRKAAGARSLGHTEKPDSTATTSAPGKGKKAPYHFPSFHTKARLPSSYVLRPQGRVLRLQHSKLVGPKALSTTGKALMTLPTAKVFICFPPNPELKLASNVLKPRKAVAPPWHPGNALCSLPFEVGNLPSTQRKIKAKGKFKARLDKPKAEACLMKTVSLPSKTSAPHRYIPWAGGAWGTRG, encoded by the exons GTTCCCTTGTCCTCTGGCGAGGATTCTCCAAGGCGTCTCATCACATGGGCCGGCTCAGGAGCGCCAAGATGCACGTGGAGAGAGCTGTCAAG AAGAAGATCTTTATGATCCAAGGCCGCTACCCGGTGATCCGGTGCCTCTTGCGCCggaggggctgggtggagaaGAAGATGGTCCGTCACTCGGGCACCGCCCTGCCTCTGCCCCGGAAGGATCTGGATAGCTCAGTAGTGGGTAATAGCGACACCACTGAGGACG AGGATGAAGATGAAGACGAGACATTCCAGCCACCACAGCTGTTTGATTTCGATGATTTACTGGAATTTGATGACCTAGATGGGACACATGCTCTAATG TCTCGCATGGTTCGGAACGAGATCCCCTACTTCATCTGGACCACTCGGCGGGACGTGCTGGACTGCCGCTTTCTCTCCAAGGATCAAATGATAAACCACTATGCCCGGGCTGGCTCCTTTACCACAAAG GTGGGTCTGTGTCTCAATCTCCGCAATTTGCCGTGGTTTGACGAGGCTGATGCTGATTCCTTCTTCCCGCGCTGCTACCGCCTGGGAGCTGAGGATGACAAAAAGGCCTTCATAG AGGACTTCTGGCTGACAGCTGCCCGCAACGTTCTCAAGCTGGTGGTCAAGTCCGAATGGAAGTCATACTCTAtccaggcagaagaggaagaggcctCAG GAGACAAGCAGCCCGAGAAACAGGACGGAAAGCCGGGGATGGTGTCCTCAGAGTTTGTGGATGAGGCTCTGCGTGCATGTGAGGAGCACCTTAGCAACCTGGCCCACATGGACATCGACAAGGACCTGGAGGCTCCAATGTATCTCAGCCCTGAGGGCTGGTCCCTCTTCCTCCAGCACTACTACCAAGTGGTCCA CGAGGGGGCAGAACTCAGGCACATCGACACTCAGGTCCGGCGCTGTGAGGACATCCTGCAGCAGCTGCGGACTGTGGTGCCCCAGATGGACATGGAGGGAGATCGCAACATCTGGATCGTGAAGCCAGGAGCCAAGTCCCGTGGACGAG GCATCATGTGCATGGACCATCTGGAGGAGATGCTGAAGCTGGTGGATGGCAACCCCATGATGATGAAGGATGGCAAGTGGGTGGTGCAGAAGTATATTGAGCGGCCCCTGCTCATCTTTGGCACCAAGTTTGACCTGAGACAGTGGTTCCTGGTGACTGACTGGAACCCACTTACCGTGTGGTTCTACCGTGACAGCTACATCCGCTTTTCCACACAACCCTTCTCCCTGGAGAACCTGGACAA TTCAGTGCACCTGTGCAACAACTCCATCCAGAAGCACCTGGAGAATTCATGCCATCGGCACCCGCTCCTGCCCTCGGACAACATGTGGTCAAGCCAGAAGTTCCAGGCCCACCTTCGGGACATGGGGGCCCCGAATGCTTGGGCCACTGTCATTGTGCCGGGCATGAAGGCCGCAGTGATCCATGCCCTGCAGACCTCCCAGGACACTGTGCAGGGTCGGAAGGCCAGCTTCGAGCTCTATGGCGCTGACTTTGTGTTTGGTGAGGACTTCCAGCCCTGGCTGATTGAGATCAACGCCAGTCCAACCATGGCGCCCTCTACGGCTGTTACCGCCCGGCTCTGTGCCGGTGTGCAAGCCGATACCCTGCGTGTGGTCATTGACCGGCGGCTGGACCGCAACTGTGACACAGGAGCCTTTGAGCTCATCTACAAGCAG CCTCCCGTGGAGGTACCCCAGTATGTGGGTATCCGGCTCCTAGTAGAGGGCTCTGCCATCAAGAAGCCCCTGGCAATGTGTCACCGGCGGACAGGGGTCCGCCCAGCTCTCCCTCACCTGCTGACCCAGCAAGGctctggggaaggcaaggacttgggGACTCTTACCCACAGGTCAGCTCCTAGGAAGGCTGCTggggccaggagcctggggcACACTGAGAAGCCAgactccactgccaccacctcgGCCcctggaaaggggaagaaag CCCCTTACCACTTCCCCAGCTTCCACACCAAGGCCCGGCTGCCTTCCTCCTATGTGCTCCGACCCCAGGGGCGAGTCCTCAGACTGCAGCACAGCAAGCTGGTGGGCCCTAAGGCCCTGTCGACCACAGGCAAGGCCTTGATGACTCTACCTACCGCCAAGGTTTTCATTTGCTTCCCACCTAACCCCGAGCTCAAGCTGGCATCCAACGTCCTGAAACCAAGAAAG GCTGTTGCTCCCCCGTGGCATCCTGGAAATGCCTTGTGTTCTCTACCCTTTGAAGTTGGAAATCTTCCTAGCACCCAGAGGAAGATCAAGGCCAAAGGCAAGTTCAAGGCCAGACTTGACAAACCCAAGGCTGAGGCATGCCTCATGAAGACAGTGAGCCTCCCAAGCAAGACCTCTGCCCCTCATCGATACATACCATGGGCTGGAGGAGCATGGGGGACGCGAGGCTAG
- the TTLL3 gene encoding tubulin monoglycylase TTLL3 isoform X4, translating to MPGPGAALLLSPGEWGAAHRGSAAWVLQEGDLGCSWPKKPQLPEPRTSSPAPWPWARHSLSRPPETLPWPGTTSARCDGARAGGKRRTGSPASARPLGCAFGSLARCTPAQGAAYPRPLGPPQASALEEASPQDGSLVLWRGFSKASHHMGRLRSAKMHVERAVKQKKIFMIQGRYPVIRCLLRRRGWVEKKMVRHSGTALPLPRKDLDSSVVGNSDTTEDEDEDEDETFQPPQLFDFDDLLEFDDLDGTHALMSRMVRNEIPYFIWTTRRDVLDCRFLSKDQMINHYARAGSFTTKVGLCLNLRNLPWFDEADADSFFPRCYRLGAEDDKKAFIEDFWLTAARNVLKLVVKSEWKSYSIQAEEEEASGDKQPEKQDGKPGMVSSEFVDEALRACEEHLSNLAHMDIDKDLEAPMYLSPEGWSLFLQHYYQVVHEGAELRHIDTQVRRCEDILQQLRTVVPQMDMEGDRNIWIVKPGAKSRGRGIMCMDHLEEMLKLVDGNPMMMKDGKWVVQKYIERPLLIFGTKFDLRQWFLVTDWNPLTVWFYRDSYIRFSTQPFSLENLDNSVHLCNNSIQKHLENSCHRHPLLPSDNMWSSQKFQAHLRDMGAPNAWATVIVPGMKAAVIHALQTSQDTVQGRKASFELYGADFVFGEDFQPWLIEINASPTMAPSTAVTARLCAGVQADTLRVVIDRRLDRNCDTGAFELIYKQPPVEVPQYVGIRLLVEGSAIKKPLAMCHRRTGVRPALPHLLTQQGSGEGKDLGTLTHRSAPRKAAGARSLGHTEKPDSTATTSAPGKGKKAPYHFPSFHTKARLPSSYVLRPQGRVLRLQHSKLVGPKALSTTGKALMTLPTAKVFICFPPNPELKLASNVLKPRKAVAPPWHPGNALCSLPFEVGNLPSTQRKIKAKGKFKARLDKPKAEACLMKTVSLPSKTSAPHRYIPWAGGAWGTRG from the exons ATGCCGGGCCCCGGCGCGGCGCTGCTCCTGAGCCCCGGGGAGTGGGGGGCCGCACACCGGGGCTCCGCCGCCTGGGTCCTCCAGGAGGGCGACCTGGGGTGCAGCTGGCCGAAGAAGCCGCAGCTGCCCGAACCACGCACCAGTTCCCCCGCCCCATGGCCCTGGGCGCGCCACTCCCTGTCCCGGCCTCCAGAGACACTGCCATGGCCCGGGACCACCTCCGCCCGGTGCGACGGGGCTCGCGCAGGCGGCAAACGCCGGACGGGCAGCCCCGCCTCTGCGCGCCCGCTGGGCTGCGCCTTCGGGTCGCTCGCTCGCTGCACCCCTGCCCAGGGCGCCGCGTATCCCCGCCCCCTCGGGCCCCCGCAGGCGTCGGCCCTGGAGGAAGCCTCGCCGCAGGACG GTTCCCTTGTCCTCTGGCGAGGATTCTCCAAGGCGTCTCATCACATGGGCCGGCTCAGGAGCGCCAAGATGCACGTGGAGAGAGCTGTCAAG CAGAAGAAGATCTTTATGATCCAAGGCCGCTACCCGGTGATCCGGTGCCTCTTGCGCCggaggggctgggtggagaaGAAGATGGTCCGTCACTCGGGCACCGCCCTGCCTCTGCCCCGGAAGGATCTGGATAGCTCAGTAGTGGGTAATAGCGACACCACTGAGGACG AGGATGAAGATGAAGACGAGACATTCCAGCCACCACAGCTGTTTGATTTCGATGATTTACTGGAATTTGATGACCTAGATGGGACACATGCTCTAATG TCTCGCATGGTTCGGAACGAGATCCCCTACTTCATCTGGACCACTCGGCGGGACGTGCTGGACTGCCGCTTTCTCTCCAAGGATCAAATGATAAACCACTATGCCCGGGCTGGCTCCTTTACCACAAAG GTGGGTCTGTGTCTCAATCTCCGCAATTTGCCGTGGTTTGACGAGGCTGATGCTGATTCCTTCTTCCCGCGCTGCTACCGCCTGGGAGCTGAGGATGACAAAAAGGCCTTCATAG AGGACTTCTGGCTGACAGCTGCCCGCAACGTTCTCAAGCTGGTGGTCAAGTCCGAATGGAAGTCATACTCTAtccaggcagaagaggaagaggcctCAG GAGACAAGCAGCCCGAGAAACAGGACGGAAAGCCGGGGATGGTGTCCTCAGAGTTTGTGGATGAGGCTCTGCGTGCATGTGAGGAGCACCTTAGCAACCTGGCCCACATGGACATCGACAAGGACCTGGAGGCTCCAATGTATCTCAGCCCTGAGGGCTGGTCCCTCTTCCTCCAGCACTACTACCAAGTGGTCCA CGAGGGGGCAGAACTCAGGCACATCGACACTCAGGTCCGGCGCTGTGAGGACATCCTGCAGCAGCTGCGGACTGTGGTGCCCCAGATGGACATGGAGGGAGATCGCAACATCTGGATCGTGAAGCCAGGAGCCAAGTCCCGTGGACGAG GCATCATGTGCATGGACCATCTGGAGGAGATGCTGAAGCTGGTGGATGGCAACCCCATGATGATGAAGGATGGCAAGTGGGTGGTGCAGAAGTATATTGAGCGGCCCCTGCTCATCTTTGGCACCAAGTTTGACCTGAGACAGTGGTTCCTGGTGACTGACTGGAACCCACTTACCGTGTGGTTCTACCGTGACAGCTACATCCGCTTTTCCACACAACCCTTCTCCCTGGAGAACCTGGACAA TTCAGTGCACCTGTGCAACAACTCCATCCAGAAGCACCTGGAGAATTCATGCCATCGGCACCCGCTCCTGCCCTCGGACAACATGTGGTCAAGCCAGAAGTTCCAGGCCCACCTTCGGGACATGGGGGCCCCGAATGCTTGGGCCACTGTCATTGTGCCGGGCATGAAGGCCGCAGTGATCCATGCCCTGCAGACCTCCCAGGACACTGTGCAGGGTCGGAAGGCCAGCTTCGAGCTCTATGGCGCTGACTTTGTGTTTGGTGAGGACTTCCAGCCCTGGCTGATTGAGATCAACGCCAGTCCAACCATGGCGCCCTCTACGGCTGTTACCGCCCGGCTCTGTGCCGGTGTGCAAGCCGATACCCTGCGTGTGGTCATTGACCGGCGGCTGGACCGCAACTGTGACACAGGAGCCTTTGAGCTCATCTACAAGCAG CCTCCCGTGGAGGTACCCCAGTATGTGGGTATCCGGCTCCTAGTAGAGGGCTCTGCCATCAAGAAGCCCCTGGCAATGTGTCACCGGCGGACAGGGGTCCGCCCAGCTCTCCCTCACCTGCTGACCCAGCAAGGctctggggaaggcaaggacttgggGACTCTTACCCACAGGTCAGCTCCTAGGAAGGCTGCTggggccaggagcctggggcACACTGAGAAGCCAgactccactgccaccacctcgGCCcctggaaaggggaagaaag CCCCTTACCACTTCCCCAGCTTCCACACCAAGGCCCGGCTGCCTTCCTCCTATGTGCTCCGACCCCAGGGGCGAGTCCTCAGACTGCAGCACAGCAAGCTGGTGGGCCCTAAGGCCCTGTCGACCACAGGCAAGGCCTTGATGACTCTACCTACCGCCAAGGTTTTCATTTGCTTCCCACCTAACCCCGAGCTCAAGCTGGCATCCAACGTCCTGAAACCAAGAAAG GCTGTTGCTCCCCCGTGGCATCCTGGAAATGCCTTGTGTTCTCTACCCTTTGAAGTTGGAAATCTTCCTAGCACCCAGAGGAAGATCAAGGCCAAAGGCAAGTTCAAGGCCAGACTTGACAAACCCAAGGCTGAGGCATGCCTCATGAAGACAGTGAGCCTCCCAAGCAAGACCTCTGCCCCTCATCGATACATACCATGGGCTGGAGGAGCATGGGGGACGCGAGGCTAG
- the TTLL3 gene encoding tubulin monoglycylase TTLL3 isoform X5 yields MPGPGAALLLSPGEWGAAHRGSAAWVLQEGDLGCSWPKKPQLPEPRTSSPAPWPWARHSLSRPPETLPWPGTTSARCDGARAGGKRRTGSPASARPLGCAFGSLARCTPAQGAAYPRPLGPPQASALEEASPQDGSLVLWRGFSKASHHMGRLRSAKMHVERAVKKKIFMIQGRYPVIRCLLRRRGWVEKKMVRHSGTALPLPRKDLDSSVVGNSDTTEDEDEDEDETFQPPQLFDFDDLLEFDDLDGTHALMSRMVRNEIPYFIWTTRRDVLDCRFLSKDQMINHYARAGSFTTKVGLCLNLRNLPWFDEADADSFFPRCYRLGAEDDKKAFIEDFWLTAARNVLKLVVKSEWKSYSIQAEEEEASGDKQPEKQDGKPGMVSSEFVDEALRACEEHLSNLAHMDIDKDLEAPMYLSPEGWSLFLQHYYQVVHEGAELRHIDTQVRRCEDILQQLRTVVPQMDMEGDRNIWIVKPGAKSRGRGIMCMDHLEEMLKLVDGNPMMMKDGKWVVQKYIERPLLIFGTKFDLRQWFLVTDWNPLTVWFYRDSYIRFSTQPFSLENLDNSVHLCNNSIQKHLENSCHRHPLLPSDNMWSSQKFQAHLRDMGAPNAWATVIVPGMKAAVIHALQTSQDTVQGRKASFELYGADFVFGEDFQPWLIEINASPTMAPSTAVTARLCAGVQADTLRVVIDRRLDRNCDTGAFELIYKQPPVEVPQYVGIRLLVEGSAIKKPLAMCHRRTGVRPALPHLLTQQGSGEGKDLGTLTHRSAPRKAAGARSLGHTEKPDSTATTSAPGKGKKAPYHFPSFHTKARLPSSYVLRPQGRVLRLQHSKLVGPKALSTTGKALMTLPTAKVFICFPPNPELKLASNVLKPRKAVAPPWHPGNALCSLPFEVGNLPSTQRKIKAKGKFKARLDKPKAEACLMKTVSLPSKTSAPHRYIPWAGGAWGTRG; encoded by the exons ATGCCGGGCCCCGGCGCGGCGCTGCTCCTGAGCCCCGGGGAGTGGGGGGCCGCACACCGGGGCTCCGCCGCCTGGGTCCTCCAGGAGGGCGACCTGGGGTGCAGCTGGCCGAAGAAGCCGCAGCTGCCCGAACCACGCACCAGTTCCCCCGCCCCATGGCCCTGGGCGCGCCACTCCCTGTCCCGGCCTCCAGAGACACTGCCATGGCCCGGGACCACCTCCGCCCGGTGCGACGGGGCTCGCGCAGGCGGCAAACGCCGGACGGGCAGCCCCGCCTCTGCGCGCCCGCTGGGCTGCGCCTTCGGGTCGCTCGCTCGCTGCACCCCTGCCCAGGGCGCCGCGTATCCCCGCCCCCTCGGGCCCCCGCAGGCGTCGGCCCTGGAGGAAGCCTCGCCGCAGGACG GTTCCCTTGTCCTCTGGCGAGGATTCTCCAAGGCGTCTCATCACATGGGCCGGCTCAGGAGCGCCAAGATGCACGTGGAGAGAGCTGTCAAG AAGAAGATCTTTATGATCCAAGGCCGCTACCCGGTGATCCGGTGCCTCTTGCGCCggaggggctgggtggagaaGAAGATGGTCCGTCACTCGGGCACCGCCCTGCCTCTGCCCCGGAAGGATCTGGATAGCTCAGTAGTGGGTAATAGCGACACCACTGAGGACG AGGATGAAGATGAAGACGAGACATTCCAGCCACCACAGCTGTTTGATTTCGATGATTTACTGGAATTTGATGACCTAGATGGGACACATGCTCTAATG TCTCGCATGGTTCGGAACGAGATCCCCTACTTCATCTGGACCACTCGGCGGGACGTGCTGGACTGCCGCTTTCTCTCCAAGGATCAAATGATAAACCACTATGCCCGGGCTGGCTCCTTTACCACAAAG GTGGGTCTGTGTCTCAATCTCCGCAATTTGCCGTGGTTTGACGAGGCTGATGCTGATTCCTTCTTCCCGCGCTGCTACCGCCTGGGAGCTGAGGATGACAAAAAGGCCTTCATAG AGGACTTCTGGCTGACAGCTGCCCGCAACGTTCTCAAGCTGGTGGTCAAGTCCGAATGGAAGTCATACTCTAtccaggcagaagaggaagaggcctCAG GAGACAAGCAGCCCGAGAAACAGGACGGAAAGCCGGGGATGGTGTCCTCAGAGTTTGTGGATGAGGCTCTGCGTGCATGTGAGGAGCACCTTAGCAACCTGGCCCACATGGACATCGACAAGGACCTGGAGGCTCCAATGTATCTCAGCCCTGAGGGCTGGTCCCTCTTCCTCCAGCACTACTACCAAGTGGTCCA CGAGGGGGCAGAACTCAGGCACATCGACACTCAGGTCCGGCGCTGTGAGGACATCCTGCAGCAGCTGCGGACTGTGGTGCCCCAGATGGACATGGAGGGAGATCGCAACATCTGGATCGTGAAGCCAGGAGCCAAGTCCCGTGGACGAG GCATCATGTGCATGGACCATCTGGAGGAGATGCTGAAGCTGGTGGATGGCAACCCCATGATGATGAAGGATGGCAAGTGGGTGGTGCAGAAGTATATTGAGCGGCCCCTGCTCATCTTTGGCACCAAGTTTGACCTGAGACAGTGGTTCCTGGTGACTGACTGGAACCCACTTACCGTGTGGTTCTACCGTGACAGCTACATCCGCTTTTCCACACAACCCTTCTCCCTGGAGAACCTGGACAA TTCAGTGCACCTGTGCAACAACTCCATCCAGAAGCACCTGGAGAATTCATGCCATCGGCACCCGCTCCTGCCCTCGGACAACATGTGGTCAAGCCAGAAGTTCCAGGCCCACCTTCGGGACATGGGGGCCCCGAATGCTTGGGCCACTGTCATTGTGCCGGGCATGAAGGCCGCAGTGATCCATGCCCTGCAGACCTCCCAGGACACTGTGCAGGGTCGGAAGGCCAGCTTCGAGCTCTATGGCGCTGACTTTGTGTTTGGTGAGGACTTCCAGCCCTGGCTGATTGAGATCAACGCCAGTCCAACCATGGCGCCCTCTACGGCTGTTACCGCCCGGCTCTGTGCCGGTGTGCAAGCCGATACCCTGCGTGTGGTCATTGACCGGCGGCTGGACCGCAACTGTGACACAGGAGCCTTTGAGCTCATCTACAAGCAG CCTCCCGTGGAGGTACCCCAGTATGTGGGTATCCGGCTCCTAGTAGAGGGCTCTGCCATCAAGAAGCCCCTGGCAATGTGTCACCGGCGGACAGGGGTCCGCCCAGCTCTCCCTCACCTGCTGACCCAGCAAGGctctggggaaggcaaggacttgggGACTCTTACCCACAGGTCAGCTCCTAGGAAGGCTGCTggggccaggagcctggggcACACTGAGAAGCCAgactccactgccaccacctcgGCCcctggaaaggggaagaaag CCCCTTACCACTTCCCCAGCTTCCACACCAAGGCCCGGCTGCCTTCCTCCTATGTGCTCCGACCCCAGGGGCGAGTCCTCAGACTGCAGCACAGCAAGCTGGTGGGCCCTAAGGCCCTGTCGACCACAGGCAAGGCCTTGATGACTCTACCTACCGCCAAGGTTTTCATTTGCTTCCCACCTAACCCCGAGCTCAAGCTGGCATCCAACGTCCTGAAACCAAGAAAG GCTGTTGCTCCCCCGTGGCATCCTGGAAATGCCTTGTGTTCTCTACCCTTTGAAGTTGGAAATCTTCCTAGCACCCAGAGGAAGATCAAGGCCAAAGGCAAGTTCAAGGCCAGACTTGACAAACCCAAGGCTGAGGCATGCCTCATGAAGACAGTGAGCCTCCCAAGCAAGACCTCTGCCCCTCATCGATACATACCATGGGCTGGAGGAGCATGGGGGACGCGAGGCTAG